The candidate division KSB1 bacterium genome window below encodes:
- a CDS encoding phospholipid carrier-dependent glycosyltransferase, with protein MKFSLFRQAGWQRITAALQQRPDYWLQLSLLLPAAFTRLWRLDTPATMVFDEVYFPVFANNYLERTAFFDAHPPLGKYLIALGIRFFGNVPLGWRIMEALFGIAVILLIYRLTLQLFADRRAAMLAGLFAIADGVLLVESRTGLINIFAVFFCLLAYRLFLQAGSEQPRQPRWLYLLGSGMAMGAATAVKWIGAASFAVIFLIFLLAKARQQWPCLAARLPGSGLLSRLAGIHPDVFLLTCVVMPALVYSASFLIHLQQNDQHHFFELHRQMFGYHAHLQAGHGYASPWWSWPLLQRPVNYFWQVAATGQTTTILLLGNPALWWLALAGVGAGLWQAVVHRHFGAAFAVLALALHYLPFALISRASFLYHFMGALPFSIMLLAALLVRLWQRGGLPRELAAMAVLAVVLCALYFFPLWTAQPLPLGAFYQRMWLRSWI; from the coding sequence ATGAAATTCAGCTTATTCAGGCAGGCCGGCTGGCAGCGCATCACAGCCGCCTTGCAGCAGCGCCCGGATTATTGGTTGCAGCTTTCCCTGTTGCTGCCGGCAGCCTTCACCCGCTTATGGCGCCTCGACACGCCCGCGACAATGGTTTTCGACGAAGTGTATTTTCCGGTGTTCGCCAACAATTATCTCGAGCGAACCGCCTTTTTCGATGCGCATCCTCCCTTGGGAAAATATTTGATCGCGCTCGGTATCCGTTTTTTCGGCAACGTGCCGCTGGGCTGGCGGATCATGGAGGCACTGTTCGGCATCGCGGTGATCTTGTTGATCTATCGCCTGACGCTGCAACTGTTCGCCGACCGGCGGGCGGCCATGCTCGCGGGACTGTTCGCCATTGCGGACGGCGTGTTGCTAGTGGAATCACGCACCGGCCTGATCAACATTTTCGCGGTGTTCTTTTGCCTGCTGGCTTACCGGCTTTTTCTGCAGGCGGGCAGCGAACAGCCGCGACAACCACGCTGGCTTTACCTGCTGGGCAGCGGCATGGCCATGGGAGCTGCCACGGCGGTCAAATGGATTGGGGCCGCAAGTTTCGCCGTCATCTTCCTCATCTTCCTACTGGCCAAGGCCCGGCAGCAATGGCCATGCTTGGCAGCACGACTGCCCGGCAGCGGCCTGCTGTCACGGCTGGCGGGCATTCACCCCGACGTCTTCCTGCTCACCTGTGTGGTCATGCCGGCGCTGGTCTATTCTGCCAGTTTTCTGATTCATCTGCAGCAGAATGACCAGCACCACTTCTTCGAGCTGCACCGTCAAATGTTCGGCTATCATGCCCACCTGCAGGCCGGACATGGCTACGCCTCACCCTGGTGGAGCTGGCCGCTGCTGCAACGGCCGGTGAATTATTTCTGGCAGGTGGCTGCCACCGGCCAAACCACCACCATTTTGCTGCTCGGCAATCCCGCCTTATGGTGGCTGGCGCTGGCCGGGGTGGGCGCCGGCTTGTGGCAGGCGGTGGTGCACCGTCATTTTGGAGCCGCGTTCGCCGTGCTGGCGCTGGCGCTGCATTATCTGCCCTTCGCCCTGATCTCACGCGCAAGCTTCTTGTATCATTTCATGGGAGCCCTGCCCTTCTCCATCATGTTGCTCGCCGCTCTGCTGGTGCGACTGTGGCAGCGGGGGGGATTGCCGCGTGAGCTGGCAGCCATGGCCGTGCTGGCGGTCGTGTTGTGCGCACTTTACTTCTTTCCTCTCTGGACGGCCCAGCCCCTTCCGCTCGGCGCCTTTTATCAACGCATGTGGCTGCGCAGTTGGATTTAA
- a CDS encoding GtrA family protein — translation MNPVRQLLHFAGVGVLNSLIDALLYLLLTRATDLAPLPASALSFLTGSVNSFLLNKRFTFVDETGGAEMARQYVRFFCVTLLVLGVHQLSLLWWYHLLALPDVFAKACGMAAGVLLGFRLNRNWVFGLKLPMRQRRHLPLPSLPAGQQ, via the coding sequence ATGAACCCCGTCCGCCAACTGTTGCATTTTGCCGGCGTGGGAGTGCTCAACTCCTTGATCGACGCCTTGCTGTACCTGCTGTTAACGCGCGCCACGGACCTGGCACCGCTGCCAGCCAGCGCCCTTTCCTTTTTGACCGGTAGTGTCAACAGTTTCTTGTTGAACAAACGCTTCACCTTTGTTGATGAGACCGGTGGCGCTGAAATGGCACGACAGTATGTGCGGTTCTTTTGTGTGACGCTCCTGGTGCTGGGTGTGCATCAGCTCAGCCTCCTATGGTGGTATCATCTGCTCGCGCTGCCGGATGTCTTCGCCAAAGCCTGCGGCATGGCCGCCGGTGTGCTGCTGGGTTTTCGTCTCAACCGAAACTGGGTGTTCGGTTTGAAGTTGCCGATGCGCCAGCGGCGGCACCTGCCACTGCCCTCCCTGCCTGCCGGACAACAATAA
- a CDS encoding glycosyltransferase family 2 protein yields the protein MAFSKGMNRSGRLRVEVVVPVYNEERDLPRSLSRLQAFLQENCDYDWQITIADNASTDGTPEVGQELATRHERVRYVRLPLKGRGRALRHVWLASEADIVSYMDVDLATDLSCFLPLLERLVRGEAEIAIGSRYQRGARVTRGWKRELFSRGYMLLLKMFFGCSFSDAQCGFKAATRRAVQTLVPLVENQGWFFDAELLLLAEHYGFTIAEVPVIWTDDPDSRVKMVPTISEHFIGLLRMRLAFSTGFAAVPAANPVSEVYA from the coding sequence ATGGCTTTCAGCAAGGGAATGAACAGGAGCGGGCGGTTGCGGGTGGAGGTGGTGGTTCCCGTTTACAATGAGGAGCGGGATTTGCCCCGCAGTCTCAGCCGTTTGCAGGCGTTTCTGCAGGAAAATTGTGACTATGACTGGCAGATCACGATCGCGGACAATGCTTCGACCGATGGCACGCCTGAAGTGGGCCAGGAGCTGGCGACGCGACACGAGCGGGTGCGTTATGTGCGCCTCCCCCTCAAGGGACGTGGCCGTGCGCTGCGCCATGTCTGGCTGGCGAGCGAAGCCGATATCGTGAGCTACATGGACGTCGATCTCGCCACCGATCTGAGTTGTTTTCTGCCGTTGCTCGAACGGCTGGTGCGTGGTGAGGCCGAGATTGCCATTGGTTCGCGGTATCAACGAGGCGCGCGGGTAACGCGCGGCTGGAAACGGGAATTGTTTTCACGTGGCTACATGCTGCTGCTCAAGATGTTTTTTGGTTGCAGCTTCAGTGATGCCCAATGCGGCTTCAAAGCCGCGACCCGGCGGGCAGTACAGACACTGGTACCGTTGGTGGAGAATCAGGGCTGGTTCTTCGATGCCGAGCTGCTGCTGCTGGCGGAACACTACGGTTTCACCATTGCCGAAGTCCCGGTCATCTGGACTGATGACCCCGATTCGCGGGTGAAAATGGTACCGACTATTTCCGAACATTTCATTGGTTTGCTGCGCATGCGGCTGGCGTTCAGCACCGGCTTTGCCGCCGTGCCCGCCGCCAATCCGGTCAGTGAAGTTTATGCGTGA
- a CDS encoding DUF5666 domain-containing protein, whose translation MHKFSTSEWRVAVVAIVLLLATLLGGCGKTPTDAELTGGSELNKLAAIQSTPSPTPSPSPTTTPAPGATLPFETFCVREAKVEWKRDAGDQRFEVEGLLLPAGLLISLRDSSVTVVFGDLSVTIAGSSFVRDDDNDGFKFKNQQAGITEIEFKDDGRYEIEGRGLSLGGMNLREPVLFALQIGSRRGEFKIPFDSRDRFKNPNPCPRPTASPSPSPTVSPSPEPTVSPSPSPTVSPSPEPTVSPSPSPTVSPSPEPTVSPSPSPTVSPSPEPTVSPSPSPTVSPSPEPTVSPSPSPTVSPSPEPTVSPSPSPTASPSPEPTASPSPSPTVSPSPELHLEGAIQALVIRGAYDGEVTVKGVKFIVTQNTRLQDEEGGSVALHAFVVGEEVDAWGTPAVQGVSQASKIRKD comes from the coding sequence ATGCACAAATTTTCCACCTCAGAGTGGCGGGTGGCGGTGGTGGCAATTGTGCTGTTACTGGCGACACTGCTCGGTGGCTGCGGTAAAACACCTACCGATGCTGAGCTCACTGGCGGCAGTGAGTTGAACAAACTGGCCGCGATACAATCAACTCCCTCTCCTACTCCCAGTCCCTCGCCCACGACAACACCAGCGCCAGGAGCGACGCTTCCCTTTGAGACATTCTGTGTTCGGGAGGCGAAAGTGGAATGGAAGCGCGATGCCGGCGATCAGCGCTTCGAAGTTGAAGGCCTGCTGTTGCCTGCTGGCTTACTCATTTCGCTGCGTGATTCCTCGGTCACGGTGGTGTTCGGCGACCTCAGCGTCACCATTGCCGGCAGTTCCTTCGTGCGTGACGACGACAACGACGGTTTCAAGTTCAAGAACCAACAGGCCGGCATCACGGAGATTGAATTCAAAGATGACGGACGATACGAAATCGAAGGGCGTGGTTTGAGCCTGGGCGGCATGAACCTCCGGGAGCCAGTACTGTTCGCCTTGCAAATTGGCAGCCGCCGCGGTGAATTCAAAATCCCCTTCGATAGTCGTGATCGGTTCAAGAATCCCAATCCCTGTCCTAGGCCCACGGCAAGCCCGAGCCCCTCACCTACCGTGAGTCCGTCACCCGAGCCCACGGTCAGTCCGAGCCCCTCACCTACCGTGAGTCCCTCGCCCGAGCCCACGGTCAGCCCGAGCCCCTCACCTACCGTGAGTCCCTCGCCCGAGCCCACGGTCAGTCCGAGCCCCTCACCAACCGTGAGTCCCTCGCCCGAGCCCACGGTCAGCCCGAGCCCCTCACCAACCGTGAGTCCCTCGCCCGAGCCCACGGTCAGCCCGAGCCCCTCACCTACCGTGAGTCCCTCGCCCGAGCCCACGGTCAGTCCGAGCCCCTCACCAACCGCGAGTCCGTCACCCGAGCCCACGGCAAGCCCGAGCCCCTCACCTACCGTGAGTCCGTCACCCGAGCTGCATCTTGAAGGAGCAATTCAGGCATTGGTGATTCGCGGTGCTTACGATGGTGAAGTGACGGTCAAAGGAGTAAAATTTATCGTTACACAAAACACCCGTCTGCAGGATGAAGAGGGCGGAAGTGTAGCCTTGCATGCTTTTGTAGTTGGCGAGGAAGTGGATGCGTGGGGCACACCGGCGGTTCAAGGCGTGAGCCAGGCCTCAAAAATTCGCAAAGATTAG
- a CDS encoding efflux RND transporter periplasmic adaptor subunit — protein MNKKQKRVWWLLAGSALLAALTLPKLVGSQGRNRGGGSNGSVDAARDSRLPVRMEIIHAERMGDRVQTVGTILANEEVEIRSEIAGKIEKIYFREGARVNKGELLLKINDTELQAQLARARFRQAIAEQEAERQRQLFEKNLTSRENYDNAVNELNIVKAEIQLITAQIAKTEIRAPFAGSIGLRRVSEGSYISPASVITTLQDNHPVKIDFTVPEKYAGQITIGAPISFSVQGSTQKFEGTIYAQEAKIDPATHTMHLRALSPNPDGVLLPGAFANVEVVLREKETLMVPAFAVIPELKGHRVFLYKNGRAESRSVTIGTRTDERVEITDGVQPGDTLITSGILQLRPGMAVRPAESGSASAN, from the coding sequence ATGAACAAGAAACAGAAAAGAGTTTGGTGGTTGCTGGCAGGTTCTGCACTGCTGGCAGCCCTGACGCTGCCCAAGCTGGTCGGATCACAGGGTCGCAACCGGGGCGGTGGCAGCAACGGCAGTGTGGACGCCGCACGCGACAGTCGCCTGCCGGTGCGCATGGAGATCATTCATGCCGAGCGCATGGGCGACCGGGTTCAGACCGTTGGAACGATTCTCGCGAACGAAGAAGTCGAGATCCGCAGTGAAATCGCCGGCAAGATCGAGAAGATTTATTTCCGGGAGGGCGCGCGGGTGAACAAAGGCGAGCTGCTGCTCAAAATCAATGACACCGAGCTGCAGGCGCAACTGGCGCGTGCCCGGTTTCGCCAGGCCATTGCCGAGCAGGAGGCCGAGCGCCAGCGCCAGTTGTTCGAGAAAAATCTGACCAGCCGGGAAAACTATGACAATGCCGTGAACGAATTGAACATTGTGAAAGCCGAAATTCAGCTCATCACCGCACAAATCGCAAAGACGGAGATTCGCGCCCCGTTCGCCGGCAGCATCGGCCTGCGCCGGGTGAGCGAAGGCAGTTATATTTCGCCGGCTTCCGTCATCACCACCCTGCAGGACAATCATCCCGTCAAAATCGACTTCACCGTGCCGGAGAAATATGCCGGCCAGATCACAATCGGTGCCCCGATCAGTTTCAGCGTGCAGGGCAGCACGCAGAAGTTTGAGGGGACCATTTACGCACAGGAGGCAAAAATCGACCCGGCGACGCACACCATGCACCTGCGCGCCCTCAGCCCCAATCCCGACGGCGTTTTGCTGCCGGGGGCCTTCGCCAATGTCGAAGTTGTCCTGCGCGAAAAGGAAACGCTCATGGTGCCCGCCTTTGCCGTGATTCCGGAGCTGAAGGGGCATCGCGTGTTTTTGTACAAGAACGGCAGGGCCGAGTCCCGCAGTGTGACAATCGGCACCCGCACGGATGAGCGCGTTGAAATCACCGACGGCGTGCAGCCGGGCGACACATTGATCACCTCCGGCATTTTGCAGTTGCGGCCGGGCATGGCGGTGCGGCCGGCAGAGAGTGGGTCTGCAAGTGCAAACTGA
- a CDS encoding DUF1573 domain-containing protein, with protein MLLKSLFNLVTAVAVLLSVNSALAQDSTKTVRGAKIEFVETSYDFGSAAQNTTVKHIFKFKNVGSDTLKITQVKTSCGCTAAESSKIIPPQKEGQIEVTYSTGHSSGRVYKTVYVFSNDVTAPQRSISIHGVVAAEKTGESKQ; from the coding sequence ATGTTGCTCAAATCTCTTTTCAACCTTGTCACGGCTGTGGCCGTGCTACTGTCCGTCAATTCCGCCCTTGCCCAGGACAGCACCAAAACGGTCAGGGGAGCCAAAATCGAGTTTGTCGAAACGAGTTACGACTTTGGCTCGGCGGCGCAAAACACCACGGTGAAACACATTTTCAAATTCAAAAATGTCGGCAGCGACACGCTCAAAATCACCCAGGTGAAAACCTCCTGCGGCTGCACCGCGGCGGAGAGCTCGAAAATCATTCCACCCCAGAAAGAGGGCCAGATCGAAGTGACTTACAGCACCGGTCACAGCAGCGGCCGGGTATACAAAACGGTTTATGTTTTTTCCAACGACGTCACGGCGCCACAACGCAGCATTTCTATTCATGGCGTCGTCGCGGCAGAAAAAACCGGGGAGAGCAAGCAATAA
- a CDS encoding ring-cleaving dioxygenase: protein MKHTVHGIHHLTAIAGDAQENLNFYVGVMGLRLVKKSVNQDVPDTYHLFYADGAGTPGTDLTFFPWPGMGPGRAGTDLIVEVPFAVPKGSLKYWRARFDKTGVPYGAVETRFGETTLPFKDPHGLPLALVETDDLRAFVPWGKSPVPEEHQVRGMHTVRLWERRLAPTAETLTTCMGFSLLGTENGWSRYGVEGGGSGKMIEVKELPRENRGRWGTGAVHHVAWRMQDSAEEMTMRAVLLEAGLFPTGQIDRFWFKSVYFREPGGVLFELATDGPGFDRDEDMERLGEQLILPPWLEPQRPQIEAALPRLEMPKLEGGR from the coding sequence ATGAAACACACCGTTCACGGTATTCATCATCTCACCGCCATCGCCGGTGACGCGCAGGAGAATTTGAACTTCTACGTCGGCGTCATGGGACTGCGCCTGGTGAAGAAGAGCGTCAACCAGGATGTTCCCGACACCTATCATCTGTTTTATGCCGACGGCGCCGGCACACCGGGAACCGATCTCACTTTTTTCCCCTGGCCGGGCATGGGGCCCGGACGAGCGGGCACGGATTTGATCGTCGAAGTACCTTTCGCTGTTCCAAAGGGAAGCTTGAAATATTGGCGTGCACGTTTCGACAAAACGGGCGTGCCATACGGCGCGGTTGAAACACGCTTCGGCGAAACCACGCTGCCCTTCAAAGATCCGCATGGTTTGCCGCTTGCCCTGGTGGAAACCGATGATCTGCGCGCGTTTGTGCCCTGGGGAAAAAGCCCGGTTCCGGAGGAGCACCAAGTGCGCGGCATGCACACCGTGCGGCTGTGGGAACGCCGCCTCGCGCCGACGGCAGAGACGCTCACCACCTGCATGGGCTTCTCACTGCTGGGCACTGAGAACGGCTGGTCGCGTTACGGCGTCGAAGGCGGCGGCTCGGGTAAAATGATCGAGGTGAAAGAATTGCCGCGGGAGAATCGCGGCCGCTGGGGAACCGGGGCCGTGCACCATGTTGCGTGGCGCATGCAGGATTCCGCCGAAGAAATGACAATGCGGGCGGTGCTTCTCGAAGCGGGCCTTTTCCCCACCGGGCAGATCGACCGTTTCTGGTTCAAGTCGGTTTATTTTCGCGAGCCGGGCGGCGTGCTGTTCGAACTGGCCACCGATGGCCCCGGTTTCGATCGCGATGAGGACATGGAGCGCCTGGGTGAGCAATTGATTCTGCCGCCCTGGCTGGAGCCGCAGCGGCCGCAGATCGAGGCCGCGCTGCCGCGGTTGGAGATGCCGAAGTTGGAAGGGGGGCGGTAA
- a CDS encoding efflux RND transporter permease subunit: MSLSATCIHRPVLTWVMSIIIVLFGVIGFTYLGVREYPNVDPAVITVDTSYPGANAEVIESQITAILEEDISAVPGIRTINSTSREGRSSITIEFDLGVDLETAANDVRDKVAGAVGSLPPDADPPVVSKADADAFPIIVMNISSNTRSLLQLSELADKTFKERLQTIPGVAEVRIFGEKRYAMRLWMDPAKLAAYQVTPLDVRTALNNENLELPAGRIEGNDVELTVRTLSRLERPEEFNNLIIREQDGRLVRFSDIGYAELAPENLRQVSKGLAGPRVAVAVVPQPGSNHIAIADEFFRRLDAIKDDLGDEITLSLGWDTTQYIRRSIAEVKETIFSAFGLVVLIIFLFLRDWRTTLIPVFAVPISLVGAFFIMYLAGFSINVLTLLGLVLAIGLVVDDAIVVLENIYAKIEDGMPPLEAAVKGSREVYFAIISTTVALIAVFMPIVFLQGLTGRLFKEFGIVIGGSVAISAFVALTLTPMLSGRMIEAHPHHNWFYRRTEPFFERLSGAYERSLAAFMRRRGLGFVAIALAAGMVWLFGTLLPQELAPMEDRSRFRMISTAPEGTSFERMDKYMDSLIELVRREVPEAEAVIANTSGWAGGANAGNTTVTLVPPEQRRRSQQEIAEAMSRAVRNLNEARTIVNQEQTIAVGSGMARFGLPVQYVIQAPNFAKLKEVLPKFMEQASAHPAFSAVDLNLKFNKPELVIAIDRDRARALGVSVREVAQTLQLTLSDARYGYFIKDGKQYQVLGQLTRPHRDEPVDLTSIFVRNNRGELVQLDNLVKTYEQSNPPQLYRFNRYIAATVSAALAPGYTLGDGIQAMDEIAAKVLDESFRTTLAGAARDFAESSSSLIFVFILALVLTYLILAAQFESFRDPFIIMFTVPLAVAGALFSLWYFNQTLNIFSQIGQIMLIGLVTKNGILIVEFANQRKAAGLSVLEAVQSAAVARFRPILMTSLSTILGILPIAMGWGAGSESRVSMGIAVVGGMIFASGLTLYVIPAIYSYFSREFHRPRARAGIATSARIEGVEA, encoded by the coding sequence ATGAGTCTCTCCGCCACCTGCATCCATCGTCCGGTGCTGACGTGGGTGATGTCGATCATCATCGTTCTTTTCGGCGTGATCGGTTTCACCTACCTCGGCGTGCGGGAATACCCCAATGTCGATCCGGCCGTCATTACCGTCGATACTTCGTATCCCGGCGCCAACGCCGAGGTGATCGAATCCCAGATCACCGCGATTCTCGAGGAGGACATTAGCGCCGTGCCCGGGATTCGCACGATCAACTCCACCAGCCGCGAGGGCCGCAGCAGCATCACGATCGAATTCGATCTCGGGGTGGATTTGGAGACGGCGGCCAACGATGTGCGCGACAAAGTCGCCGGCGCGGTGGGCAGTTTGCCGCCCGACGCCGATCCGCCGGTGGTCTCCAAAGCCGATGCCGATGCCTTTCCCATCATCGTGATGAACATCAGCAGCAACACGCGCAGTCTGCTGCAATTGAGCGAGCTTGCCGACAAGACCTTCAAAGAGCGGCTGCAAACCATCCCCGGCGTGGCCGAGGTGCGCATCTTCGGCGAAAAACGTTACGCCATGCGCCTGTGGATGGATCCCGCCAAACTTGCCGCCTATCAGGTCACCCCGCTGGATGTGCGCACTGCCCTCAACAATGAAAACCTCGAGCTGCCCGCCGGCCGCATCGAAGGCAACGATGTGGAATTGACCGTGCGCACTTTGAGCCGCCTGGAAAGGCCGGAGGAATTCAACAACCTCATCATCCGCGAGCAGGACGGCCGGCTGGTGCGTTTCAGCGACATCGGCTATGCCGAGCTGGCGCCGGAGAATTTGCGGCAGGTCTCGAAGGGCCTGGCCGGTCCGCGCGTGGCGGTGGCGGTGGTGCCGCAACCCGGTTCCAATCACATCGCGATTGCCGATGAGTTTTTCCGCCGTCTCGATGCGATCAAGGATGATTTGGGCGATGAAATTACCCTGAGTCTCGGCTGGGATACCACGCAGTACATTCGCCGGTCGATTGCCGAAGTGAAGGAGACCATTTTCAGCGCCTTCGGTTTGGTGGTGTTGATCATTTTCCTCTTCCTGCGCGACTGGCGCACCACGCTGATCCCCGTGTTTGCCGTCCCCATCTCGCTGGTCGGCGCCTTCTTCATCATGTATCTTGCCGGCTTCTCCATCAACGTGCTCACCCTGCTGGGGCTGGTGCTGGCCATCGGCCTGGTGGTGGATGACGCCATCGTGGTGCTGGAAAACATCTATGCGAAAATCGAAGACGGCATGCCCCCCCTCGAAGCAGCGGTCAAAGGGTCCCGGGAGGTCTATTTTGCCATCATCTCGACCACGGTCGCGCTCATCGCGGTGTTCATGCCCATCGTTTTTTTGCAGGGGCTGACCGGCCGGCTGTTCAAAGAATTCGGCATTGTGATCGGTGGTTCGGTGGCGATCTCGGCGTTTGTCGCACTCACACTTACGCCGATGTTGAGCGGCCGCATGATCGAAGCGCACCCCCATCACAACTGGTTTTACCGCAGAACCGAGCCGTTCTTTGAAAGATTGAGCGGCGCTTATGAACGCTCCCTGGCCGCGTTTATGCGCCGGCGCGGCCTCGGTTTCGTCGCCATTGCGTTGGCCGCGGGCATGGTGTGGCTGTTCGGAACGCTTCTGCCGCAGGAACTGGCGCCGATGGAAGATCGCAGCCGCTTTCGCATGATTTCCACCGCCCCGGAAGGCACTTCGTTCGAGCGCATGGACAAGTACATGGACAGTCTCATCGAACTGGTGCGCCGGGAAGTGCCGGAAGCCGAGGCGGTGATCGCCAACACTTCCGGCTGGGCGGGTGGCGCGAATGCCGGCAACACCACGGTGACCCTGGTGCCGCCGGAACAACGCCGGCGCTCGCAGCAGGAAATTGCCGAGGCCATGTCGCGCGCCGTGCGAAATTTGAACGAGGCGCGCACCATTGTCAATCAGGAGCAAACCATCGCGGTCGGCAGCGGCATGGCGCGTTTCGGCCTGCCGGTGCAATACGTCATCCAGGCACCGAACTTTGCCAAGCTCAAGGAGGTGCTGCCCAAATTCATGGAGCAGGCCAGCGCGCATCCGGCTTTCAGCGCAGTGGACCTGAATTTGAAATTCAACAAGCCGGAGCTGGTGATTGCGATCGATCGCGACCGCGCCCGCGCACTCGGCGTGTCGGTGCGCGAGGTGGCGCAGACGCTGCAGCTCACTTTGAGTGATGCGCGCTACGGCTATTTCATCAAAGACGGCAAGCAGTACCAGGTGCTCGGCCAGCTCACCCGTCCCCATCGCGATGAACCGGTGGATCTGACGTCGATTTTCGTGCGCAACAACCGGGGCGAACTGGTGCAGCTCGACAACCTGGTCAAAACCTACGAGCAATCCAATCCCCCCCAGCTCTACCGCTTCAACCGCTATATTGCAGCCACGGTGTCCGCCGCGCTGGCGCCCGGCTACACCCTGGGCGACGGCATCCAGGCCATGGATGAAATCGCTGCCAAGGTTTTGGACGAATCTTTTCGCACCACGCTCGCCGGCGCCGCGCGTGATTTCGCCGAGAGCTCCTCCAGCCTGATCTTCGTTTTCATTTTGGCGCTGGTGCTGACCTATCTCATTCTGGCGGCCCAGTTCGAGAGTTTCCGCGATCCGTTCATCATCATGTTCACCGTGCCGCTGGCGGTGGCCGGTGCGCTGTTCTCGCTGTGGTATTTCAATCAAACTCTCAACATCTTCAGCCAAATCGGCCAGATCATGCTCATCGGCCTGGTCACCAAGAACGGCATCTTGATTGTGGAGTTTGCCAACCAGCGCAAAGCCGCCGGCCTCTCTGTCTTGGAAGCGGTGCAAAGCGCGGCGGTGGCACGCTTTCGCCCGATTTTGATGACGAGCTTGTCAACCATCCTGGGCATCCTGCCGATTGCCATGGGGTGGGGTGCCGGTTCGGAGAGCCGCGTGTCGATGGGTATCGCCGTGGTCGGCGGCATGATCTTCGCCAGCGGCTTGACGCTGTATGTGATTCCCGCCATCTATTCCTATTTCTCCAGGGAGTTTCATCGCCCGCGGGCGCGCGCCGGGATTGCCACCTCCGCGCGGATTGAAGGAGTCGAAGCCTGA
- a CDS encoding cytochrome c: protein MKKFFRVLLGVIAAILVLIAGGLIYVTISLPDVGEAPNLEIAATPELIARGRYLANHVTVCIDCHSQRDFSFYSGPVVPGTEGRGGEEMVETIGKLRVPNITPAALGNWTDGEIARAIAAGVGKNGEALFPMMPYPIYNELAEEDLHAIIAYLRTLPLIANDVPRSQLNFPMNLIVRTIPKSYVPKPRPPAGDTLAHGKYLNIVSGCHFCHTPVDDKGGALPGMDFAGGQEFRLPGGAVVRTANLTPENDTGIGGWDETYFVNRFKEYADSAATRIAVAPGGENTVMPWTMYAGMTEDDLRAIYRYLRTVKPVIHQVEKHPQPQTTEE, encoded by the coding sequence ATGAAGAAATTCTTCCGGGTTTTGCTCGGGGTGATCGCGGCCATTCTGGTGCTGATTGCCGGCGGCCTGATCTACGTGACCATCAGCCTGCCCGATGTGGGCGAGGCACCCAATCTTGAAATCGCCGCCACACCCGAGCTGATTGCGCGCGGCCGGTATCTTGCCAATCACGTGACGGTCTGCATTGATTGCCACTCGCAACGCGATTTCAGCTTCTACTCCGGGCCGGTGGTGCCGGGCACCGAAGGCCGGGGCGGCGAGGAAATGGTGGAGACGATCGGCAAGCTGCGCGTGCCCAATATCACGCCGGCGGCGCTCGGCAACTGGACCGATGGTGAGATCGCACGCGCCATCGCGGCCGGGGTCGGGAAAAACGGCGAGGCGCTCTTTCCAATGATGCCTTATCCGATTTACAACGAGCTGGCAGAGGAGGATCTGCATGCCATCATCGCCTACCTGCGCACGCTGCCGCTCATTGCCAACGACGTGCCGCGCAGCCAACTCAACTTTCCCATGAATCTCATCGTGCGCACCATTCCCAAATCCTATGTGCCCAAGCCACGGCCGCCGGCCGGTGACACGCTGGCCCACGGCAAATATCTCAACATCGTGTCCGGCTGCCATTTCTGCCACACGCCGGTGGATGACAAAGGCGGCGCTTTACCGGGCATGGACTTCGCCGGCGGCCAGGAATTTCGCCTGCCCGGCGGCGCCGTGGTACGCACCGCCAACCTCACCCCGGAAAACGACACCGGCATCGGCGGCTGGGATGAAACCTACTTTGTCAATCGCTTCAAAGAATACGCCGACTCCGCGGCCACCCGCATTGCGGTGGCGCCCGGTGGCGAAAACACCGTGATGCCCTGGACCATGTACGCCGGCATGACGGAGGATGACTTGCGCGCCATCTACCGCTACTTGCGCACGGTCAAGCCGGTGATTCATCAAGTCGAAAAGCATCCCCAACCCCAGACTACTGAAGAGTAA